The Streptomyces sp. NL15-2K genome contains a region encoding:
- a CDS encoding Tex family protein, translated as MTTPLVGSIEGRIAEELGVRERQVKAAVELLDGGSTVPFIARYRKEATEMLDDAQLRTIEERLRYLRELEERRTAILDSVREQGKLTEDLEARIRAAETKARLEDIYLPYKPKRRTKAQIAREAGLEPLADGLLGDPTVEPLAAAAAFVDADKGVADPQAALDGARAILTERFSEDADLIGELRERMWVRGRLAAKVREGKEEAGAKFADYFDFAEPFTELPSHRILAMLRGEKEEVLDLVLEPEEPTDGPSSYEGMVAHRFGITDRGRPADKWLQDTVRWAWRTRLLVHLGIDLRLRLRTAAEDEAVNVFAANLRDLLLAAPAGTRATLGLDPGFRTGVKVAVVDATGKVVATDVIYPHVPANKWDEAIAKLARLAKEHAVELIAIGNGTASRETDKLAGELITKHPELKLTKVMVSEAGASVYSASAFASQELPDMDVSLRGAVSIARRLQDPLAELVKIDPKSIGVGQYQHDLSEVKLSRSLDAVVEDCVNGVGVDVNTASAPLLSRVSGITSGLAENIVAHRDANGPFKSRTQLKGVARLGPKAYEQCAGFLRIRGGDDPLDSSSVHPEAYPVVRRMVKTSGQEVASLVGNTGVLRSLKPQDFVDETFGLPTVSDILKELEKPGRDPRPAFKTATFKEGVEKISDLSSGMILEGVVTNVAAFGAFVDVGVHQDGLVHVSAMSKTFVKDPRDVVKPGDIVKVKVLDVDIPRKRISLTLRLDDEAAPQERQQGSGGGERRQRGGRPPQQRQNRGGGGASRQAPPPANSAMADALRRAGLLDQKKGRG; from the coding sequence GTGACGACACCCCTCGTAGGGTCCATCGAAGGCAGGATCGCCGAGGAACTCGGCGTACGGGAGCGGCAGGTCAAGGCTGCCGTGGAGCTGCTCGACGGCGGTTCTACGGTTCCCTTCATCGCCCGCTACCGCAAGGAAGCGACCGAGATGCTCGACGACGCGCAGTTGCGCACGATCGAGGAGCGGCTGCGGTATCTGCGGGAGCTGGAGGAGCGGCGGACGGCGATCCTCGACTCGGTGCGTGAGCAGGGCAAGCTCACTGAGGACCTGGAGGCGCGGATCCGGGCGGCGGAGACCAAGGCGCGCCTGGAGGACATCTACCTGCCGTACAAGCCCAAGCGGCGCACCAAGGCGCAGATCGCGCGCGAGGCGGGCCTGGAGCCGCTGGCCGACGGGCTGCTCGGCGATCCGACCGTCGAACCGCTCGCCGCGGCCGCCGCGTTCGTGGACGCCGACAAGGGCGTGGCCGATCCGCAGGCCGCGCTCGACGGCGCCCGGGCGATCCTCACCGAGCGGTTCTCGGAGGACGCCGACCTGATCGGCGAGCTGCGCGAGCGCATGTGGGTGCGCGGGCGGCTGGCGGCGAAGGTCCGGGAGGGCAAGGAGGAGGCGGGCGCGAAGTTCGCCGACTACTTCGACTTCGCCGAGCCGTTCACCGAGCTGCCCTCGCACCGCATCCTCGCCATGCTGCGGGGTGAGAAGGAGGAGGTCCTCGACCTCGTCCTGGAGCCGGAGGAGCCGACGGACGGTCCCTCGTCGTACGAGGGGATGGTGGCGCACCGCTTCGGGATCACCGACCGGGGCCGTCCGGCCGACAAGTGGCTGCAGGACACGGTCCGCTGGGCCTGGCGCACCCGCCTCCTGGTGCACCTCGGCATCGACCTCAGGCTCAGGCTGCGTACGGCGGCCGAGGACGAGGCGGTCAACGTCTTCGCGGCGAATCTGCGGGACCTGCTCCTCGCGGCCCCGGCCGGCACGCGCGCGACGCTGGGCCTGGATCCCGGGTTCCGTACGGGCGTGAAGGTCGCCGTCGTCGACGCGACCGGCAAGGTCGTCGCCACGGACGTGATCTATCCGCACGTCCCGGCCAACAAGTGGGACGAGGCGATCGCCAAGCTGGCGCGGCTGGCGAAGGAGCACGCGGTCGAGCTGATCGCGATCGGCAACGGCACGGCGTCCCGGGAGACCGACAAGCTCGCCGGTGAACTGATCACCAAGCACCCGGAGCTGAAGCTCACCAAGGTGATGGTGTCCGAGGCGGGCGCCTCGGTGTACTCGGCCTCCGCGTTCGCCTCGCAGGAGCTGCCCGACATGGACGTGTCGCTGCGCGGCGCGGTGTCGATCGCCCGTCGGCTCCAGGACCCGCTGGCCGAGCTGGTGAAGATCGACCCGAAGTCGATCGGGGTCGGCCAGTACCAGCACGACCTGTCCGAGGTGAAGCTGTCGCGCTCGCTGGACGCGGTGGTGGAGGACTGTGTGAACGGCGTGGGGGTCGACGTCAACACGGCGTCGGCTCCGCTGCTGTCCCGGGTCTCGGGCATCACCTCCGGGCTCGCCGAGAACATCGTGGCGCACCGGGACGCCAACGGCCCGTTCAAGTCGCGCACACAGCTGAAGGGTGTGGCGCGGCTCGGCCCGAAGGCGTACGAGCAGTGCGCGGGCTTCCTGCGCATCCGCGGGGGCGACGACCCGCTCGACTCGTCCAGCGTGCACCCGGAGGCGTATCCGGTCGTGCGGCGGATGGTGAAGACGTCCGGGCAGGAGGTCGCCTCGCTCGTCGGCAACACCGGTGTGCTGCGCTCGCTGAAGCCGCAGGACTTCGTGGACGAGACGTTCGGTCTGCCGACGGTGAGCGACATCCTCAAGGAGCTGGAGAAGCCCGGGCGCGACCCGCGGCCCGCGTTCAAGACGGCCACCTTCAAGGAGGGCGTGGAGAAGATCTCCGACCTGTCGTCCGGGATGATCCTGGAGGGCGTGGTCACGAACGTGGCGGCCTTCGGGGCGTTCGTGGATGTGGGTGTCCACCAGGACGGCCTGGTGCACGTCTCCGCGATGTCGAAGACGTTCGTCAAGGATCCGCGGGACGTGGTGAAGCCCGGCGACATCGTCAAGGTGAAGGTGCTGGACGTCGACATTCCGCGCAAGCGGATCTCGTTGACCCTGCGGCTGGACGACGAGGCCGCGCCACAGGAGCGGCAGCAGGGCTCGGGGGGCGGCGAGCGCCGGCAGCGGGGCGGCCGTCCGCCGCAGCAGCGCCAGAACCGCGGCGGTGGCGGCGCCTCGCGCCAGGCTCCGCCGCCCGCCAACAGCGCGATGGCGGACGCCCTGCGCCGGGCGGGTCTGCTCGACCAGAAGAAGGGCAGGGGCTGA
- a CDS encoding LPFR motif small protein: MFRAIADVLRQIGGAIATVVTLPFRALARLLGGASSSTRGRRV, translated from the coding sequence GTGTTTCGTGCAATCGCAGACGTGCTGCGCCAGATCGGTGGCGCCATCGCCACCGTGGTGACGCTGCCCTTCCGGGCACTGGCCCGGCTCCTCGGCGGCGCCTCGAGCTCGACCCGCGGCCGCAGGGTCTGA
- a CDS encoding FAD-dependent oxidoreductase, with protein MEIAPEDEVVVVGGGVIGLTTALVLAERGRRVRVWTRDPVERTTSAVAGALWWPYRIEPVARARAWALRSLDVYEELATRPEATGVRMVEGVLGEADLDGADAWATVRLPGLRATTAEEYTGPGVWARLPLIDMSTHLPWLRERFLAAGGAIEERTVSDLAQVSAPVVVNCTGLGARELVPDASVRPVRGQLVVVENPGIRTWVTSKAPDGQMAYFFPQPGRLLLGGTADEDEWSLEPDPAVAEAIVRRCAALRPEIAGARVLGHRVGLRPTRDAVRLEREPLSDGRVLVHHYGHGGAGVTVAWGCAEEAAGLAAASP; from the coding sequence ATGGAAATCGCACCGGAGGACGAGGTCGTCGTGGTCGGCGGCGGCGTCATCGGGCTGACGACAGCCCTCGTACTGGCCGAGCGGGGCCGACGGGTGCGGGTGTGGACGCGCGATCCCGTGGAGCGGACCACCTCGGCGGTTGCCGGGGCGCTGTGGTGGCCCTATCGGATCGAACCGGTCGCGCGGGCCCGTGCGTGGGCGCTGCGCTCGCTCGACGTGTACGAGGAGCTGGCCACGCGGCCCGAGGCGACCGGCGTACGCATGGTCGAAGGGGTACTGGGCGAGGCGGACCTGGACGGCGCCGATGCCTGGGCGACCGTACGGCTGCCGGGGCTGCGGGCGACTACGGCCGAGGAGTACACGGGCCCGGGGGTGTGGGCACGGCTGCCGCTCATCGACATGTCGACTCATCTGCCCTGGTTGCGGGAACGGTTCCTCGCAGCGGGCGGGGCCATTGAGGAGCGTACGGTCTCCGACCTCGCGCAGGTCTCGGCGCCGGTCGTGGTCAACTGCACCGGCCTCGGCGCCCGCGAGCTGGTGCCGGACGCGTCGGTGCGTCCCGTGCGCGGGCAGCTGGTCGTCGTGGAGAACCCGGGCATCCGCACCTGGGTGACCTCCAAGGCACCCGACGGGCAGATGGCGTACTTCTTCCCGCAGCCGGGCCGGCTCCTGCTGGGCGGCACGGCGGACGAGGACGAATGGTCGCTGGAGCCGGATCCGGCGGTGGCGGAGGCGATCGTACGGCGGTGTGCGGCGCTGCGGCCCGAGATCGCGGGGGCGCGGGTGCTGGGCCACCGGGTGGGGCTGAGGCCGACCCGGGACGCGGTTCGGCTGGAGCGTGAACCGCTGTCCGACGGGCGGGTGCTGGTGCATCACTACGGTCACGGCGGCGCGGGTGTGACCGTGGCGTGGGGCTGCGCGGAGGAGGCGGCGGGACTGGCCGCCGCCTCCCCGTGA
- a CDS encoding oxidoreductase → MSAEYATFGLAPAMRAGGVLANGDYQIHRDFVDFVVDGRPLLFQLSDLDAVSPLASDVPPAIFTAQVRSLLLETEPPLPDGRYVIYGCPECEDLACGAVTAVIERDGDDFLWRDFAWQTDEHADLELNGYHGIGPFRFHGTEYREALDSLLNGSVGTRRRVLLIGARAALLAKLAAALRIIGIGADITRDAHDVPADELRGYGAVAFGRAVTEGERAAVRRSFERAGVDVAYVDGLAPIVPLLVAQIEHALDRSPVERRRLTRLVAADGEADVEVTSPCRVSLTAYRLDRLYRAHIHEVFDGILEPGRHRIALDAKAVKGESFVVARTSGSVLVEAMAH, encoded by the coding sequence ATGTCTGCCGAGTACGCGACCTTCGGCCTGGCACCGGCGATGCGTGCCGGTGGAGTCCTCGCCAACGGTGACTACCAGATCCATCGGGACTTCGTGGACTTCGTCGTCGACGGACGTCCGCTCCTCTTCCAGCTCTCCGACCTCGACGCCGTCTCCCCGCTCGCCTCCGACGTCCCACCCGCGATCTTCACCGCCCAGGTCCGCAGCCTGCTCCTGGAGACGGAGCCGCCACTGCCCGACGGCCGCTACGTCATCTACGGCTGCCCCGAGTGCGAGGACCTCGCGTGCGGCGCGGTCACCGCGGTGATCGAGCGCGACGGCGACGACTTCCTCTGGCGGGACTTCGCCTGGCAGACGGACGAACACGCCGACCTGGAGCTCAACGGCTACCACGGCATCGGGCCCTTCCGCTTCCACGGCACCGAGTACCGGGAAGCACTGGACTCTCTCTTGAACGGCTCCGTCGGCACGCGCCGACGCGTCCTGCTCATCGGCGCCCGCGCGGCCCTCCTGGCCAAACTCGCCGCCGCGCTGCGCATCATCGGCATCGGTGCCGACATCACCCGCGACGCGCACGACGTCCCCGCCGACGAACTGCGCGGCTACGGCGCCGTCGCCTTCGGCCGCGCGGTCACCGAGGGGGAACGTGCCGCCGTACGCCGCTCCTTCGAACGCGCCGGTGTCGACGTGGCCTACGTCGACGGCCTCGCCCCGATCGTCCCGCTCCTCGTCGCCCAGATCGAACACGCCCTGGACCGCAGCCCGGTCGAACGGCGCCGCCTCACGCGCCTGGTCGCCGCCGACGGCGAGGCGGACGTCGAGGTCACCTCCCCGTGCCGGGTCAGCCTCACCGCGTACCGCCTCGACCGGCTCTACCGGGCCCACATCCACGAGGTCTTCGACGGCATCCTGGAACCGGGCCGCCACCGCATCGCCCTGGACGCCAAGGCGGTCAAGGGGGAGTCCTTCGTGGTGGCGCGGACCTCGGGAAGCGTGCTGGTGGAGGCGATGGCGCACTGA
- a CDS encoding putative glycolipid-binding domain-containing protein, giving the protein MSTSRVITWEVSESKGLETAWIEFDGDALRARGRAVGTTPEPYWISYALDTTDGFVTRRLLVEAATAHGTRMLDLRHDGEGRWTTNGERVPQVDGALDCDLGLCPLTNTMPVLRHGLHRAPGEREFLMAWVAVPELTVEPSRQTYAHLGPGLVRFASADFRSDLVVDADGCVVDYPGLAARLTAA; this is encoded by the coding sequence ATGTCGACCTCGCGTGTGATCACCTGGGAAGTGTCGGAGAGCAAGGGGCTCGAGACCGCGTGGATCGAGTTCGACGGCGACGCCCTGAGGGCGCGCGGCCGTGCGGTCGGGACGACGCCGGAGCCGTACTGGATCTCGTACGCACTCGACACGACCGACGGCTTCGTGACGCGCCGGCTGCTGGTGGAGGCCGCCACCGCGCACGGCACCCGCATGCTGGACCTGCGTCACGACGGCGAGGGCCGCTGGACGACGAACGGCGAGCGGGTCCCCCAGGTCGACGGCGCCCTCGACTGCGACCTCGGCCTGTGCCCCCTCACCAACACCATGCCCGTGCTCCGGCACGGCCTCCATCGGGCGCCCGGGGAACGGGAGTTCCTCATGGCGTGGGTGGCCGTGCCCGAGCTGACGGTGGAGCCGTCCCGGCAGACCTACGCCCACCTCGGGCCCGGGCTGGTGCGCTTCGCCTCCGCCGACTTCCGCAGTGACCTGGTGGTCGACGCGGACGGATGCGTCGTCGACTATCCGGGCCTGGCCGCTCGGCTGACGGCCGCTTAG
- a CDS encoding ABC-F family ATP-binding cassette domain-containing protein, which yields MTATLVAKNLAAGHGDRSLFTGLDLVVAPGDVIGLVGANGAGKSTLLRMLAGLTTPEEGELRLSPPTAAVGHLPQEPERRPGETVRDFLARRTGVAEAQRVMDEATQALVDGAPGADDAYATSLERWLGLGGADLDERAEEVADSLGLAVDLDQPMTSLSGGQAARAGLASLLLSRYDVFLLDEPTNDLDLDGLERLERFVSGLRAGTVVVSHDREFLTRTVTKVLELDLAQQQITLYGGGYEAYLEEREVARRHARGDYEEYADKRAALQERAQMQRSWMDKGVKNARRKASNDNDKIGRKFRSEASEKQAAKARQTQRMIERLDVVEEPRKEWELRMEIASAPRSGAVVATLRDAEVRRGGFVLGPVSLQIDWADRVAVTGANGSGKSTLLGALLGRVPLDAGAAALGSGVLVGEVDQARKLFHGSESLLDAFCAAVPDTEPAEVRTLLAKFGLKSDHVLRPASSLSPGERTRAALALLQGRGVNLLVLDEPTNHLDLPAIEQLESALDAYEGTLLLVTHDRRMLDAVRVTRRLEVADGKVTER from the coding sequence ATGACTGCCACCCTCGTCGCCAAGAACCTCGCCGCCGGCCACGGCGACCGCTCGCTGTTCACCGGGCTCGACCTCGTCGTCGCGCCCGGGGACGTCATCGGGCTGGTCGGAGCCAACGGCGCGGGCAAGTCCACACTGCTCAGGATGCTCGCCGGGCTGACCACGCCCGAGGAGGGAGAGCTGCGGCTCTCCCCGCCGACGGCGGCCGTCGGCCATCTCCCGCAGGAGCCCGAGCGGCGGCCCGGCGAGACCGTGCGGGACTTCCTCGCCCGCCGCACCGGTGTCGCCGAGGCCCAGCGGGTGATGGACGAGGCGACCCAGGCCCTGGTCGACGGGGCGCCGGGCGCGGACGACGCCTACGCGACGAGCCTGGAGCGATGGCTCGGGCTCGGCGGCGCCGACCTCGACGAGCGGGCCGAGGAGGTCGCCGACTCGCTCGGTCTGGCCGTGGACCTGGACCAGCCGATGACCTCCCTGTCGGGCGGCCAGGCGGCGAGAGCCGGACTCGCCTCACTCCTCCTCTCCCGCTACGACGTCTTCCTGCTGGACGAGCCGACGAACGACCTCGACCTGGACGGCCTGGAGCGCCTCGAACGCTTCGTGAGCGGCCTGCGCGCCGGCACGGTGGTGGTCAGCCACGACCGCGAGTTCCTCACCCGCACCGTCACCAAGGTCCTCGAACTCGACCTCGCCCAGCAGCAGATCACCCTCTACGGCGGCGGCTACGAGGCCTACCTGGAGGAACGGGAGGTCGCCCGCCGGCATGCCCGCGGCGACTACGAGGAGTACGCCGACAAGAGGGCGGCCCTCCAGGAACGGGCGCAGATGCAGCGTTCCTGGATGGACAAGGGCGTGAAGAACGCGCGCCGCAAGGCGAGCAACGACAACGACAAGATCGGCCGCAAGTTCCGCAGCGAGGCCAGCGAGAAGCAGGCCGCGAAGGCCCGCCAGACCCAGCGCATGATCGAACGTCTCGACGTGGTCGAGGAGCCGCGCAAGGAGTGGGAGCTGCGTATGGAGATCGCGTCGGCCCCGCGCTCGGGCGCGGTCGTCGCGACCCTGCGGGACGCGGAGGTCCGGCGCGGCGGCTTCGTGCTCGGCCCGGTGTCGTTGCAGATCGACTGGGCGGACCGGGTCGCGGTGACCGGAGCGAACGGCTCGGGCAAGTCGACCCTCCTCGGCGCCCTGCTGGGCCGCGTCCCCCTGGACGCGGGCGCCGCCGCCCTCGGCTCCGGCGTCCTGGTCGGCGAGGTCGACCAGGCCCGCAAGCTGTTCCACGGCTCGGAATCCCTGCTGGACGCCTTCTGCGCGGCCGTCCCGGACACCGAGCCGGCCGAGGTCCGCACCCTGCTGGCCAAGTTCGGCCTGAAGTCCGACCACGTGCTGCGCCCCGCGTCGTCCCTCTCCCCGGGCGAACGCACCAGGGCGGCCCTGGCGCTGCTGCAGGGCCGGGGCGTCAACCTGCTGGTCCTCGACGAACCGACCAACCACCTGGACCTGCCGGCGATCGAACAACTGGAGTCGGCCCTCGACGCCTACGAGGGCACCCTGCTCCTGGTCACCCACGACCGGCGCATGCTGGACGCGGTCCGGGTGACCCGCCGCCTGGAGGTGGCGGACGGCAAGGTGACCGAACGATAG